GTCTGAGCGGCCGTCGTCACGTCCAGTATATCATCGAATCGAAGAGCGTCGCCGAAGACCCCGATCGCCTCCTGGAGCGCGTCGGTCTCGCCGATGCCGCCGATCAGGATGCTGGTGGATATTCGAAGGGGATGCAACAGCGCCTCGCACTGGCAATGGCGCTCGTCGGCGATCCCTCGGTACTCATACTGGACGAACCGTTCAACGGACTCGATCCGAATGGCGTGCGCCTCGTTCGCCAGATTGTCCGGGAGGAGGCTGCCAGCGGGAATGCAGTGTTCTTCTCAAGTCACGTTCTCGGGCAGGTGGAGGCGCTTTGTGACCGGATCGGGTTGCTCTCGAACGGGGAACTCATCGCCGAGGGAACCATCGGCGAACTGCGTGAGGGTGCCGATGCGGCCTATCAGTTCTTCATCCGAACCAAGGATGACACAGCAGCACTATCGGAGTCCGTACGGCAGGTCGAGGGGGTTTCAAGCGTGATTCAGGAGGGTGACATCCTCCGCGTGAGCTGCCTCGATTCTGACTTGGAGAACACGATCCGCGATCACATCAAACAATCCGGGGGCGTCGTCCGGGAGTGCGACGGCAGTCGGACCTCCTTAGAGGACGTTTTCGTCGCCTACACCGGCGGCGAGCGACAGGAGAAGGTACCGGCCTGAACGTCACAGAGATATATACCGCTTATATCACTTTCTCTGTGTCGGTAGCTGTTCCTCTATCGACAGGGCTGATTCTTCATCCTGCCAGCACTCCGGCCCTCTTGAAGAGCCGTGAGGGTGTGCGCGGTGCGGTCGCCAGGCCCCGAAAGGGGCTGGTGAGTCGATCCATGACGGTGGAGCGATCGTAGCTCATGGCGATGTATGAGTCACAGGACGACCGCGTCGATCACGATCGCAGCGAGCACCGCGCCGAGATAGGCGTTCGACGCGTGGAACGCCCGGAATGCGGCGTCTTCGGTGCGCTCGCGGTGGAGCCGAACGACCGCCCAGAGGAACAGGCCACCGAACGCGACCGTGGCCGCGGCATAGAGCCAGCCGAGCTCGGCGATCGCCGCGAGCACGCTTGCACCGAGCAGGGTGGCTCCGAGATACCAGAGGATATGTCGGCGCGTAACGCGCTCGCCACGGACCACGGGCAGCATCGGGAACCCGCCGCGCTCGTAGTCGTTCTTGTATGCCAAGGCGAGGTTGTAGAAGTGCGCTGGCGTCCAGAGGAAGATCACG
This genomic window from Halococcus salifodinae DSM 8989 contains:
- a CDS encoding ABC transporter ATP-binding protein yields the protein MSAAIETSSLTKRYGETLAVDGLSLTVDEGEVYGLVGPNGAGKSTTIDIIMDYTRPTSGTAQVLGADAHADAIEVHRNVGILPDRFGLYDRLSGRRHVQYIIESKSVAEDPDRLLERVGLADAADQDAGGYSKGMQQRLALAMALVGDPSVLILDEPFNGLDPNGVRLVRQIVREEAASGNAVFFSSHVLGQVEALCDRIGLLSNGELIAEGTIGELREGADAAYQFFIRTKDDTAALSESVRQVEGVSSVIQEGDILRVSCLDSDLENTIRDHIKQSGGVVRECDGSRTSLEDVFVAYTGGERQEKVPA